A region from the Deltaproteobacteria bacterium GWC2_65_14 genome encodes:
- a CDS encoding signal peptidase II, protein MFRKFRGPVLAALAIAVADQASKAWIVSHFELYDARAISVRFFHIVHVRNTGVAFGLLSNLDPRWVHPLLLAATLFAVAGVLAYIHVLPHHGPAPCGLGLILGGAVGNLIDRARFGYVVDFLDVHWYHHHWPAFNVADIGITAGVILLLLDMLFWSKEEEGASRPS, encoded by the coding sequence CTGTTCCGGAAATTTCGCGGCCCCGTGCTGGCCGCGCTCGCGATCGCGGTCGCGGACCAGGCGTCGAAGGCCTGGATCGTGTCCCATTTCGAGCTCTACGACGCCCGGGCGATATCGGTCCGCTTCTTCCACATCGTCCACGTGCGGAACACCGGGGTGGCCTTCGGACTGCTCTCCAACCTGGACCCCCGCTGGGTGCACCCCCTGCTGCTGGCGGCCACCCTCTTCGCCGTGGCGGGGGTGCTCGCCTACATCCACGTTCTTCCCCATCACGGCCCCGCGCCCTGCGGCCTCGGGCTGATCCTGGGGGGAGCGGTCGGAAACCTGATCGACCGCGCACGCTTCGGGTACGTGGTCGACTTCCTCGACGTCCACTGGTACCACCACCACTGGCCCGCCTTCAACGTGGCCGACATCGGGATCACCGCCGGAGTCATCCTCCTTCTCCTGGACATGTTGTTCTGGTCGAAAGAGG